A segment of the Alkalidesulfovibrio alkalitolerans DSM 16529 genome:
CGAGCAAATCTGGCGGGCCGTGGCCATCTGGCGAAACATCCCCTACCACAACGCCTGAGAACTCCCTGAAAAATACTTCTCCGCAGCCTGTTCGAGAAACCCCAGAACAGCAGAGATGATTGATAATTTTCTTCCAGGCCGTTCAAAAAGTGTCAGATGCAAGGCGCAAGAAAGCGCCGGGGCCGACGTGTATCAAAGAATACACGAGGGTCCGGCGCTTTTGCGGCAGCGCGGCAGATGGTGCTTTTGGGACAGTCTGGCCAACAAGCTTTGACCCCGGAGACAGCCCATGGCATATTCCCCGTCGGGCCGCCACTAGGCCGACCCGCTCAGGAGACACCCACGATGCTGAACCCCGAATACCTCGCCACTCTCAGGGAATACATCGAGAGCGGCAAGCTCGAAGCGGACTTCGCCGACGGCTCGCAGAACAAAAAATACGCCATCCTGGAGTTCCTCGAAGAACTCATGGACGTGGCCGAACTGGCCGACGAGACGGCCACGCGCATTATTTTCAAGGACAGCTACCTGGAAACGCTCTCGGGTGTGAAACACCAGAAGTAGCGCTTCTGGGCCACGCCTTCCGGAAAAACCTCGTAGGCCTGCTGACGCACAAGCGCGAAACCTTCAGGCGGTTTGTCCTCGAACGCGTCCAGGGCCATGACCAGGCAGACGCCGCCAGGAACGAGCAGCCCTTTCGCCAGAGCGAGATAGTCACGCCAGGGCATGAAGGCGCGGGAAACGACGAGATTGGCACGGCGAAGTGGCTCGGGCAAGTCTTCGGCCCTGGCCCGAATCGCGTGCGTGCCAGACAGGCCGAGCCGGGCCAAAGTTACGCCCAGAAAAAGGGCGCGCTTTTCCCGGGGCTCTATCATATGATAGATTCCATGGGGCCAGACGATGCGTAGCGGGATGCCGGGCAGTCCGGCCCCCGCGCCGAGATCGAGGCACAATGGCTCGGCCGGCAGGATTCCCGAGGCCGTAAGATCGCGCAGCAACGCGGCCAGATGCAGGGAGTCAGCCGCGAGATCGTCGAAAGCCTGCTCCCAGGTGCGCGCGCCCACGAGATTCATGCGCGCGTTCCATTGCATGAGCAGTTCGAGATACAGCGCCAGCGCCTCGGCCTGCCCGGGAGCGAGCCGGTGCCCCGCTTCGGCGGCCCGCGCGGCGACCGCGGCCGGGTCCGGAGGAACGGATTCTCCCGTTTTTTTGGACATTGCGCTACCTCTTGAAAGGGAGGCGGGAATCCACTATTCCCGCTCGCACGACGAACGGACGTCGGCGATGCCGACGCCTACCTGATGAACAGCAAAGGAGCAAGCACACGTGAGCGACCGCATATCCTGCGCCCTTCTCTTTCCGGGCCAAGGGTCCCAGGAGAAAGGCATGGGCCGGGCCATCGCCGAGGCCGACGCCCAGGCCATGGACCTCTGGAAAAAGGCCGAGCGCATCAGCGGCCATGATCTTCGAGCCATCTACTGGGAGGGCGAGGAGGCCGACATGGCCGACACCCGCACCCTGCAACCGGCCCTGACCGTGGTCAACCTGAGCGTTTACCTGGGCCTTGCCGGATACATTTCCCCCCTGGCCGCGGCCGGACATTCGCTTGGCGAGTTCGCCGCCCTGGCCGCCGCCAAGGCGCTCTCCGTGGACGACGTGCTCGAACTCGTCGCCGTGCGCGGCCGCCTGATGGCCGAGGCGGGCGACGGAACCGGCGCCATGGCCGCCCTGCTCAAGGTCGATCGAACCGGGGCCGAGGAGATGGTCGCGCTGGCCCGCGATAAGACTGGCCTGGAGCTTCGCGTGGCCAACTACAACACGCCCGCGCAGTTCGTCATCTCGGGCAAACGCGAGGCCGTGGAGGCCGCATCCGCCCTGGCCAAAGAGCGCAAGGCCCGCGCCGTGCCCCTGGCCGTGTCCGGAGCCTTCCACTCGCCGCTTATGGCCGAAGCCGCGGCCGAATTCGCCAGGGCGCTTGGCAAGGCCTCCATCAACGATCCCGCCTTCCCCGTGGTCATGAACGCCACGGCCGCCCCGGCCCGCACGGGCGCCGAGATACGCGAGGCCATGGGCCGCCAGATGACCTCCTCGGTTCTGTGGATCGACAGCGTCGAGGCCATGTGGGAGATCGGCGCGCGGCGTTTCGTGGAGTGCGGCCCCAAGGGCGTGCTCACGCGCATGCTGCCCGCCATCCTGGGCGAGCGCGAGGCCGCGAGCGGCTTCTACGCCGATCCCGAGGCCATGGCCGCGCTCACGGCGGAGGTCGCCTGATGCGCGCGACCACCTTCTGCCGCGAGGCCGTCGCCACGGCGCTTGCCGCCATGGGTCTGACCATGCCCGAACGCGCGGTGATCGAGCCGCCCAAGGACAGGAAGTTCGGCGACCTGGCCTGCAACGCGGCCATGTTGCTGGCCAAGGAGGCGGGCAGGCCGCCGCGCTCCATCGCCGAGGAGGCCGCCGGGCTTCTCCGCGCCCAGGACGGCATCGCGGCCGTGGACGTGGCCGGACCAGGCTTCTTGAACATCACCCTGGCGCCCTCGTTCTGGCAGAAGACCGTGGCCGAAATTCTGGCCGCCGGGCCGACATACGGCCGGGTCCCCACCGGCGCGGGAACCAAGGCCCAGGTCGAGTTCGTCTCGGCAAACCCCACGGGACCGCTGCACATCGGCCACGGTCGAGGCGCGGCCATCGGCGATTCCGTGGCCCGCATCCTGCGCTTCGCCAGCTACGACGTCAGCACCGAATACTACATCAACGACGCCGGATTGCAGATGCGCCTGCTCGGCTCGTCCATCCTGCGCCGCTACCAGCAGCTTTTCGACCCGGACCTGCCTTTCCTCGATGAGGGCTACAAGGGCGAGTACATCGTCGAACACGCCCGCGAGGTCATGGAACAGCACGGCCGCGCCCTGCTCGACATGCCCCTCGATGAGGCCACGGACATCTGCTACCGCCACGGCATGGAAGCCATCATGGCGGGCATCAGGAAGGACATGGCCGACTTCGGCGTCAGCCACGACGTGTTCTTCTCCGAGAAGACCCTGCACGCCGCAGGCAAGGTCGAGGAGGCCTTCGCCTTCCTCGACGAGCGCGGCTTCCTCTACGAGCAGGACGGGGCGCTGTGGTTCGCCACCTCACGCCTGGGCGACGACAAGGACCGCGTGCTGCGCAAATCCACGGGCGAATTGACCTATTTCGCCGCGGACATCGCCTACCACCTGGACAAGTTCCGCCGGGGATTCGACCTGGTCGTGGACGTCTGGGGCGCGGACCATCACGGCTACATCCCGCGCATGAAGGCCGCGGTCCAGGCCATGGGCAAGGATCGCGAGCAGTTGCAGATCATCCTGGTGCAGCTCGTGAACCTTCTGCGCGGCGGGGAGCAGGTGGCCATGTCCACCCGCGCGGGCGAGTTCGAGGAGCTTTCCGCCGTGGTGCGCGAGGTCGGCGCGGACAGCGCCCGCTTCATCTTCCTCTCGCGCAAGTCGGACAGCAAGCTCGACTTCGACCTGGAGTTGGTCAAGCAGCAGTCCATGGACAACCCGGTCTACTACGTGCAGTACGCCCACGCGCGCATCGCCTCAGTGGGTCGCAAGGCCGAGGAGACGGGCCTTTCGCTCGACCCCGCCTCGGCTGACCTAGCCCTTTTGGACACCGAGGCCGACCTCGACCTGCTGAAAATCCTGGAACGCTGGCCCGATACCGTGGAGGCGGCGGCCAAGAGCCTCTCGCCGCACCACGTCAGCTACTACCTGATGGAATTGGCCGGGCTTTTGCATCGCTATTACAACGCCAACAAAGTGCTGGACGCCTCGGCCCCCGATCTGACGAACGCGCGCTTCGCGCTGCTTCGGGCCGTGGCCCAGACGATCGCGAACGGCCTCGCGCTTCTTGGCGTGAGTGCTCCTGACCGGATGTAGGACGAATATGGCTCGGACGACCAAGGACCCGAACGCGCCGCGCAGCGTGACCGTGCATCTGAGCCTGGGCAAAGCCACGGCCCTGTCCGTGCTGGCCGTGTTCGTGGTCGCCTGGGCCTTCGCGCTCGGCATTGTCGTGGGCCGGGGCTATAAGCCCGAGCAGGCCGTGCCCGAGATCGCGCGCATCATGCCCATGCCTCAGACAGTCCCGAAGCCCGCTCCCCAGGGCGTGCTCAGGCCAGAGGAGTTGTCGTACCTGGACACGCTCTCCAAGCCGCCGGAAAACACCGCCAAGGCTGCCGAACGACCGGCGAAACGGCCCGCGCCTCAGGCAGAGAAGCCCGCCGAGAAAACCATCACGCCCACCCAGCAGCAGGCTCAGGCACAAACACCCGCGCAGCAGCCGACACCCGCCCCCCAGTCGGCCCCGGCTTCCGCGCCGAAGCCGGCCGCGCCCGCGCCCGTTCCGCCCCAGCAGGAATCCCAGGAACGGTTCACCTACATCTACCAAGTGGCCTCGTTCTCGGATCAGGCCCAGGCCAAAGCGCTGTCAGAGCGCATCAAGGGACTCGGCCTTTCCGCCTCCACCGAGGCGAGCGAGATCAACGGGCGCACCTGGCATCGTGTGCTCGTGCGCTTCATCGGCACGGCCGAGGAAACGCACGGAATGCGGGAAAAGCTCGCAACCTTGGGACTTTCGCAGATCATCATGCGCTCCAAGACGCCTCTGTAACGCCGCCCAGTCGTATCTTCGACCACTCTCAGCGAAAGACGTAGTGTTTGCGCACGGGTTCGATGACCCGCCAAGTGCAGGACATGCCCGCCGGAAAGCGCACATAGTCGCCCGCGCCGAAGCTCACGGGCTCCCCGCCTTCGGGCGTGACTTCGACTCGTCCTTCGAGCAGGTAACATTCCTCGTCGGCGTCGTAGGTCCAGGGAAAGATGCTGGCCGCGCATTCCCACGTGGGCCAGGCGAATACCCCGCGCCGCTTTGCCTCTTGAAGCGAAAGTCCTTTTTCTATGCCGATTTGCGACATGGCCGACCTCCTTGCAGACCTTGACGAAGTGTGCGGTCAAATCCGAAACGGGTCAAGACAAGGAGATCGACGCCGCCATTTCTCATGGCTGCTGAAAAAGCGCCGGATGCAAGGCGCAAGACAACGCTGGGACCGACGCGTATTGCCAATACGTGAGGGGTCGGCGCTTTCGCGGCAACGCGGCAGATGGGCTTTTTCAGCAGCCTGGCGTTCCTGCTTGCCAGTCGAGGCAATGCCGACTACAACCGCCCGAAATCCCCTCTCCGGAAGTGACGATGATCGACGCCGACCGCCCCTGGCTGGCCCATTACGACCAGGAAGTCCCGCCGCGCCTGGACTACGAAAACATCTCGGCCTTCGCCTTCCTCGACCGCACGGCCGAGGAGAAGCCCGACAACATAGCGCTGATCTTCAAGAACGTGCGCCTGAACTACGCCGAACTCAGGCGGCGGGCAGAGGTGCTGGCCCACTCGCTACGAGCGCGAGGCGTGCGCCGGGGCGATCGCGTGGCGATCATGCTGCCGAACCTCCCCCAGACCATCGTGGCTTACTTCGCCGTGCTCAAGGCCGGGGCCGTGGCGATGATGGTCAACCCCCTGTCCATGGAGCACGAGTTGCGTCACCAAATCCCCGACGCGCAGTGCAAGACGATCATCGTCCTCGATCTGCTCTGGCCCAAGATCGCGGCCTTGTGGGAGCAACTCGGCCTGGAGACGGCCGTGGTGACGTCGATTCCCGACGCCCTGGGCTTTCCGCTCAACTGGCTCGCCCGCTTCAAGCTCTGGCGCGAGAAGCGCAGCGTCACAGTGCCCTACGACGGCGTGCGCGTGCTGCGTTACAAGGACCTGCTGCGGGGAAATGAACGCTACTCGGAGAAATCCATCCTGCCCCATTCGGACCTCGCACTGCTGCAATACACAGGCGGCACCACGGGCGTCTCCAAGGGCTGCATGATCAGCCACGCCAACCTCGTGGCCAACGTCACCCAGATCAGGGCCATCCTGCATGCCGTGGGCGTAAAGCCCGAAGTTTTCCTCGGTATCCTGCCCTATTTTCACGTCTACGGCCTCACGGTCTGCCTCAACTTCCCCATCTCCGTGGGCGCGACCCTGGCCCCGCTGGCGCGCTTCGATCCCAAGGAGGTCCTGGGCGAGGTCAACCGCCTGAAACCCACGATATTTCCGGGCGCACCAAGCCTTTATCTCGCGCTCATGCAGCAAAAGGACTTCGCCCGCACCGACTGGAGTTCGTTGCGCTACTGCGTCTCGGGCTCCGCGCCCATGCCGGTCGAACTGTTACGCCGCTTCAAGGAGATCACCGGGGCCGAGATCGTGGAAGGCTACGGCCTGACCGAGGCCTCGCCCGTGACGCACCTCAACCCCTTGGGCGGCCGCCGCAAGGAAGGCTCCATCGGCCTGCCTTTCCCGGACACCGAGGCGCGGGTGGTGGACATGGTCGGCGGCGGCCCCGAGCCTTTGCTGCCCGGCAAGGAGGGCGAACTCATTTTGCGCGGCCCTCAGGTCATGAAGGGCTACTGGAACCGCGCCGACGAGACGGCCTCCACGCTTCGCAACGGCTGGCTCTACACCGGTGACATCGCGGTCATGGACGAGGAAGGCTACTTCTTCATCGTTGACCGCAAGAAGGATATGATCCTCACCGGCGGCTACAACGTCTATCCGCGCGAGATCGACGAGGTGCTCTACGAGCATCCCAAGATCAAGGAGGCCGTGGCCGTGGGCATCCCGCACCGCACGCGGGGCGAGGTCATCAAGGCCTTCGTGGTTCTGAAGGAAGGCGAGGAGTTGGCGCGGCACGAGGTGCTGGCCTGGTGCCGCCAGAAGCTGGCCGCG
Coding sequences within it:
- a CDS encoding ACP S-malonyltransferase encodes the protein MSDRISCALLFPGQGSQEKGMGRAIAEADAQAMDLWKKAERISGHDLRAIYWEGEEADMADTRTLQPALTVVNLSVYLGLAGYISPLAAAGHSLGEFAALAAAKALSVDDVLELVAVRGRLMAEAGDGTGAMAALLKVDRTGAEEMVALARDKTGLELRVANYNTPAQFVISGKREAVEAASALAKERKARAVPLAVSGAFHSPLMAEAAAEFARALGKASINDPAFPVVMNATAAPARTGAEIREAMGRQMTSSVLWIDSVEAMWEIGARRFVECGPKGVLTRMLPAILGEREAASGFYADPEAMAALTAEVA
- a CDS encoding long-chain-fatty-acid--CoA ligase, with amino-acid sequence MIDADRPWLAHYDQEVPPRLDYENISAFAFLDRTAEEKPDNIALIFKNVRLNYAELRRRAEVLAHSLRARGVRRGDRVAIMLPNLPQTIVAYFAVLKAGAVAMMVNPLSMEHELRHQIPDAQCKTIIVLDLLWPKIAALWEQLGLETAVVTSIPDALGFPLNWLARFKLWREKRSVTVPYDGVRVLRYKDLLRGNERYSEKSILPHSDLALLQYTGGTTGVSKGCMISHANLVANVTQIRAILHAVGVKPEVFLGILPYFHVYGLTVCLNFPISVGATLAPLARFDPKEVLGEVNRLKPTIFPGAPSLYLALMQQKDFARTDWSSLRYCVSGSAPMPVELLRRFKEITGAEIVEGYGLTEASPVTHLNPLGGRRKEGSIGLPFPDTEARVVDMVGGGPEPLLPGKEGELILRGPQVMKGYWNRADETASTLRNGWLYTGDIAVMDEEGYFFIVDRKKDMILTGGYNVYPREIDEVLYEHPKIKEAVAVGIPHRTRGEVIKAFVVLKEGEELARHEVLAWCRQKLAAYKVPREVEFRAELPKTLVGKVLRRALREEEMKKEGR
- a CDS encoding SPOR domain-containing protein, which produces MARTTKDPNAPRSVTVHLSLGKATALSVLAVFVVAWAFALGIVVGRGYKPEQAVPEIARIMPMPQTVPKPAPQGVLRPEELSYLDTLSKPPENTAKAAERPAKRPAPQAEKPAEKTITPTQQQAQAQTPAQQPTPAPQSAPASAPKPAAPAPVPPQQESQERFTYIYQVASFSDQAQAKALSERIKGLGLSASTEASEINGRTWHRVLVRFIGTAEETHGMREKLATLGLSQIIMRSKTPL
- a CDS encoding 16S rRNA (guanine(527)-N(7))-methyltransferase RsmG, coding for MSKKTGESVPPDPAAVAARAAEAGHRLAPGQAEALALYLELLMQWNARMNLVGARTWEQAFDDLAADSLHLAALLRDLTASGILPAEPLCLDLGAGAGLPGIPLRIVWPHGIYHMIEPREKRALFLGVTLARLGLSGTHAIRARAEDLPEPLRRANLVVSRAFMPWRDYLALAKGLLVPGGVCLVMALDAFEDKPPEGFALVRQQAYEVFPEGVAQKRYFWCFTPESVSR
- the argS gene encoding arginine--tRNA ligase, which gives rise to MRATTFCREAVATALAAMGLTMPERAVIEPPKDRKFGDLACNAAMLLAKEAGRPPRSIAEEAAGLLRAQDGIAAVDVAGPGFLNITLAPSFWQKTVAEILAAGPTYGRVPTGAGTKAQVEFVSANPTGPLHIGHGRGAAIGDSVARILRFASYDVSTEYYINDAGLQMRLLGSSILRRYQQLFDPDLPFLDEGYKGEYIVEHAREVMEQHGRALLDMPLDEATDICYRHGMEAIMAGIRKDMADFGVSHDVFFSEKTLHAAGKVEEAFAFLDERGFLYEQDGALWFATSRLGDDKDRVLRKSTGELTYFAADIAYHLDKFRRGFDLVVDVWGADHHGYIPRMKAAVQAMGKDREQLQIILVQLVNLLRGGEQVAMSTRAGEFEELSAVVREVGADSARFIFLSRKSDSKLDFDLELVKQQSMDNPVYYVQYAHARIASVGRKAEETGLSLDPASADLALLDTEADLDLLKILERWPDTVEAAAKSLSPHHVSYYLMELAGLLHRYYNANKVLDASAPDLTNARFALLRAVAQTIANGLALLGVSAPDRM
- a CDS encoding cupin domain-containing protein: MSQIGIEKGLSLQEAKRRGVFAWPTWECAASIFPWTYDADEECYLLEGRVEVTPEGGEPVSFGAGDYVRFPAGMSCTWRVIEPVRKHYVFR